CGTCTACAAGTCGAGCGACTGGGCCGAGCGTGCGTTCTGCTCGAAGTGCGGCAGCAATCTATGGTACAAGTTCCTGCCGACCGGTAACCGGACTTTCCTCGCCGGATTGTTCGATGTTCCCGAAGGTATGCCGATCAAGCACCAGATATTCGTCGACGAGAAACCGGACTGGTACGATCTTGCGCAGGAAAGCCCGATGAAGACCGGGCCTGAAATCATCGCCGAGGCCGAAGCAGTTGGCTTCACATTCGACTGAAGAGGAATGCTGGACATTGTTCGATGAACCGCCTCCAGCGCCCCAGACACTGCCTGAAGAACAGCAGCAGGAAGTGGTCGAACCGCATCTACCTACCGAGCAAAGGGAAGACGGCACCCTCGTCATCGACCTCACGCCGCTCGGACAGCCCAAGCTCGATTGCGAAACGCCCGAGCCCGATCCGTTCAATCCTGAAATCGTTGTCTGCCGCGAGATCAAGCAATCACCTTTGCTCGGTGAAGGAGAACTGCCCGAAGTCGACGATTTCGGCAACGCCATCCCGCGAGCGAGGGTCGAGCTGTCCGACAATGCCGAGGCCGAGGCGAACGCAATCAGCCAAGGCGTCGGCGGTTTCAACGCCAATGGCGGCGAAGTGCGGGTGAAGATCGACTTCTGAGGCGAGCGTCAGTGCAGCTTGAGCCGCGGCCGCACGATCCGGTTCACGCGCCCGATCAGCATCAGGAACAGTCCCTTGATCCAGCCGTGAATGCCGATGAGGTGCAGGCGGTAAAGCGAAGTGTAGATGAAGCGCGCCATGCGCCCTTCGACCGCAAGCGCGCCGCCGACGAGGTTGCCCATCAGGCTGCCGACGGTCGAGAAGCGGCTTAGCGAGATCA
The Erythrobacter sp. THAF29 DNA segment above includes these coding regions:
- a CDS encoding GFA family protein; its protein translation is MTEGTDQPLKGHCLCGAVQITVTAFHKEIDICHCRMCQRWGGAFYAGLESDAFEIEGEDRISVYKSSDWAERAFCSKCGSNLWYKFLPTGNRTFLAGLFDVPEGMPIKHQIFVDEKPDWYDLAQESPMKTGPEIIAEAEAVGFTFD